In the genome of Thermosphaera aggregans DSM 11486, one region contains:
- a CDS encoding translation initiation factor IF-5A, translated as MSKNYETLGNLKPGSFIIIDGEPCRIVEISKAKTGKHGSAKANVVAISLFTGNKKTLVAPADSQVEVPIIDKRVGQIIADMGEQFQLMDMESFETFEVDKSSVEEDLRNKLKVGSEVEYWVVMGKRLIIRLR; from the coding sequence ATGAGTAAGAACTATGAAACACTCGGCAACCTGAAACCGGGAAGCTTCATAATAATTGATGGAGAACCATGCAGAATAGTTGAGATCTCGAAGGCGAAGACGGGAAAACATGGGAGTGCTAAGGCAAACGTTGTAGCGATCAGTCTTTTCACAGGAAACAAGAAGACGCTCGTTGCCCCAGCCGACTCCCAGGTTGAGGTTCCAATAATTGATAAGAGGGTTGGACAGATAATTGCAGACATGGGGGAGCAGTTCCAGTTAATGGATATGGAGAGTTTTGAAACTTTCGAGGTGGACAAATCCAGTGTTGAGGAAGACCTAAGGAATAAGCTGAAAGTAGGCAGTGAAGTGGAATACTGGGTTGTAATGGGTAAGAGATTGATAATAAGGTTAAGGTAG
- a CDS encoding carbon-nitrogen hydrolase family protein: MTNGFEIINAEETGHSRIGIAHIPVVVNGLTMNIERTRRIVFYANELNIRTILLPHSLPYGPVLGFYNPSKLSKQELKKHFGISKNHLVQKVFKFTSNTYGVNIFLPGIIEVSGHAIYHSTFLYTPLAEDGNPFFQRKVFLSPIEEKLGFTRGRTLSVFNLGGFSYGVLHDEEILIPELLRAFKLSGASTLILSASPLLQNIERTVEVAKSLSHIFNQKLIIPGGFVIDEEGATKHVTPSIVVSKEGEIIVKYERDNPSMIIVGEEPSRPPVEEFERVKAKLFSYLRDLFKLEWNHGREGSPG; the protein is encoded by the coding sequence TTGACAAATGGGTTTGAAATCATTAATGCCGAGGAAACAGGTCACTCTAGGATAGGGATAGCCCACATCCCAGTTGTAGTCAATGGGTTAACTATGAATATTGAGAGAACACGGAGAATTGTATTTTACGCTAACGAGTTGAACATTAGAACAATCCTTCTCCCACATTCATTGCCATATGGTCCAGTACTAGGATTCTACAACCCTTCAAAGCTAAGTAAGCAAGAGTTGAAGAAGCATTTCGGTATTTCAAAAAACCATCTCGTACAGAAAGTGTTCAAATTCACCTCGAACACGTATGGAGTCAATATTTTCCTTCCAGGCATCATAGAGGTGTCAGGGCATGCGATCTACCATTCAACCTTCCTCTACACACCCCTTGCAGAGGATGGGAATCCTTTTTTCCAGAGAAAAGTGTTTCTATCCCCGATTGAGGAGAAGCTTGGGTTTACACGTGGAAGAACTCTTTCCGTTTTCAACCTGGGCGGTTTCTCCTACGGGGTCTTACACGATGAGGAAATCCTGATACCCGAGCTACTTAGAGCGTTCAAGCTCTCAGGGGCTTCCACGCTTATTCTTTCAGCATCCCCGCTTCTCCAAAACATAGAGAGAACTGTTGAAGTCGCTAAATCTCTTTCTCACATTTTCAACCAGAAACTAATCATACCAGGGGGATTCGTAATTGATGAGGAGGGTGCAACCAAGCATGTTACCCCGTCAATAGTTGTTTCGAAAGAAGGAGAGATTATAGTCAAGTATGAACGAGACAATCCTTCAATGATAATTGTGGGCGAGGAGCCTAGTAGACCTCCGGTTGAAGAATTCGAGCGAGTCAAAGCTAAGTTATTTAGCTACCTTAGAGATCTGTTTAAACTGGAGTGGAACCATGGAAGAGAAGGTTCTCCCGGTTAA
- the rgy gene encoding reverse gyrase produces MSNLLNPYGFYRHACPNCGGEISDHRLFYKAPCEKCLSEGDFKKTLKRIRSEGLRDYKSIIEAYYKDLKNPEGLRQLLDEEVALEDFEEFFERATRGNKLWSAQRTWARRVLKKKSFSIIAPTGTGKTVFSLVISLYTVAKSQRGDRRRVYLVFPTLPLLLQAESKVKHFATNAGLKICEDRAEESCIRILVAHGRSDKKSKEELMEQVRNGDFDILLSTSAFFHRNFELLKNKDFALIVMDDVDAVLKSGKAIRKLLNLVNVTDDAINDGLNLIKLRQRIVFSSGEEKEKLSAEIEELEKKIARVKSEIKTTLVVNSATGRPRGIYPKLFKVFLDFEAGSKPEAIRNIVDAYIEADDPENALLEIASKLKDGFLVFVPVDRGVEYADKIAELLKAHGLKSESFHAKKKIDVLNDFARGELNCLVGVATYYGVMVRGIDLPERVKYVIFLGVPRHKFSTALEEISPTDLLRIISVLRDIAPEESKRELESLVGRLSNRLKRISQGALFKLREDFAKRLKGEHVEETVLIKELLRAYELARELLRDEEIWRKLSNLGDVGLLWENGRQYLLIPDVATYIQASGRCSRLYPGGITKGLSVIIVDDKRLLNGLNKRLRWIFEGVSIANLRELELEKLITEIEQERVIVGKILRNEYRPEGQVDLIKSALLIVESPNKAKTIANFFGKPSVRVLGKSLQAYEVTIGDYVLSIVASAGHVYDLVVDLQENYGVRRVGSRFIPVYTDIKKCVNGHQFVDETDKCPRCGTSRVVRKADIVSALKELAREVDLVLIGTDPDSEGEKIGWDLKVLLEPYAREVRRVEFHEVTRRAILEAIRNPRSFDTRLVGAQIVRRVEDRWIGFSLSEIVQKYAWTSYCFENLKDKGHDCCRENRNLSAGRVQTPVLGYIIKRYRDKEDKSLYKYRLLAEKDGEKISFTIDRAQAVNAGLVSILEKNNKRRKKDKNYPPLVIKERELIVEAKNPPPPFSTDALLEEASKSLGLATTRTMEIAQDLFEMGLITYHRTDSTRISEAGLTVARQYLEERYGDKYRDVFQPRTWGEGGAHEAIRPTRPIDADRLAELVREGVIVLTGRLTRQHILVYDLIFRRFIASQMKPAKIGKQVLTVSINGVEAVVERVVEVVEKGYLEVYQDVKLETRITEGEGRITEVVEVKPPMARYHDVIRWMKENGIGRPSTYAKIIQTLLDRRYVDVTKKHKALRPTERGIFIYRFLDEKFKEVVSVETTRRLEKDMSDIEEGRVEHMKILEKLYNELREKILDNPIIKELEDEYSERCGRKSDAA; encoded by the coding sequence ATGAGTAATTTGCTTAATCCTTACGGGTTTTACCGGCATGCATGTCCAAATTGCGGGGGCGAGATAAGCGATCACCGGCTTTTCTACAAAGCCCCCTGTGAGAAGTGTTTGAGCGAGGGGGATTTCAAGAAAACATTAAAGAGGATTAGAAGTGAAGGTCTTCGAGATTATAAAAGCATTATAGAAGCCTACTACAAGGACTTGAAAAACCCTGAAGGCTTGAGGCAACTGCTTGACGAGGAAGTAGCTCTGGAGGATTTCGAAGAGTTCTTTGAGAGAGCCACCAGGGGGAATAAACTGTGGAGTGCTCAGAGGACGTGGGCTAGGAGAGTGTTGAAAAAGAAGTCTTTCAGCATAATAGCCCCAACCGGTACAGGTAAGACCGTTTTCTCACTTGTTATCTCCCTCTACACCGTTGCCAAGTCTCAAAGGGGGGATAGAAGACGCGTCTACCTTGTTTTCCCAACCCTTCCCCTGCTTCTCCAGGCTGAATCCAAGGTAAAGCATTTCGCAACGAACGCCGGCTTAAAGATCTGTGAAGATAGGGCAGAAGAATCTTGCATCAGAATCTTAGTGGCTCATGGAAGAAGCGATAAGAAGTCAAAGGAGGAGTTGATGGAGCAGGTGAGGAACGGGGATTTCGACATACTTTTATCGACAAGCGCGTTCTTCCATAGAAATTTTGAACTATTGAAGAATAAGGATTTCGCGCTCATAGTTATGGACGATGTTGATGCCGTGCTAAAAAGCGGTAAAGCTATTAGAAAGCTCCTAAACCTTGTGAATGTTACAGATGACGCGATAAATGATGGCTTAAACCTTATCAAGCTACGCCAGAGAATCGTATTCTCCAGCGGTGAAGAAAAGGAGAAGCTTTCCGCTGAAATAGAGGAGTTGGAAAAGAAAATAGCCAGGGTGAAATCAGAGATTAAAACAACCCTAGTGGTCAACAGTGCTACTGGTAGGCCCCGCGGGATATACCCTAAACTCTTCAAGGTATTCCTAGATTTCGAAGCTGGGTCGAAACCCGAGGCTATTAGGAATATTGTAGATGCTTACATCGAAGCTGATGATCCGGAAAACGCTCTTCTCGAAATAGCAAGCAAATTAAAGGATGGTTTCCTGGTTTTCGTCCCCGTTGACAGGGGCGTTGAATACGCTGACAAGATCGCTGAGTTGTTAAAAGCACACGGTTTAAAATCCGAGTCATTCCATGCCAAGAAGAAAATAGATGTTTTAAACGATTTCGCTCGGGGAGAGCTGAACTGTCTCGTCGGGGTTGCAACCTACTACGGAGTGATGGTTAGAGGAATAGATCTTCCTGAAAGAGTTAAATACGTCATATTTCTAGGGGTTCCAAGGCACAAGTTCAGCACAGCCTTGGAAGAAATCTCACCCACTGATCTTCTCAGAATCATCAGCGTGCTAAGAGACATCGCACCAGAGGAATCAAAGAGGGAGTTGGAGTCCCTGGTAGGTAGACTATCCAATAGGCTGAAACGTATTAGTCAAGGAGCACTCTTCAAGCTGAGGGAAGATTTTGCTAAAAGGCTGAAGGGTGAGCATGTCGAAGAAACAGTTCTAATAAAGGAACTGTTAAGAGCCTACGAGCTGGCTCGCGAGCTATTAAGGGATGAAGAGATTTGGAGGAAGTTGTCGAACCTGGGCGATGTAGGACTCTTATGGGAGAACGGCAGGCAGTACTTGTTGATCCCTGATGTGGCAACATATATCCAGGCTAGTGGTAGATGTTCCAGGCTATACCCCGGGGGGATAACGAAAGGATTATCGGTAATCATTGTCGATGACAAGAGACTGTTGAACGGGTTAAACAAGAGGTTGAGGTGGATTTTCGAGGGAGTATCTATTGCTAATCTCAGGGAGCTTGAGCTGGAAAAGTTGATCACGGAGATAGAACAGGAGAGAGTGATTGTTGGGAAAATCCTGCGGAACGAGTATCGTCCCGAGGGCCAGGTAGACCTGATTAAGTCAGCCCTCCTCATAGTTGAATCCCCCAACAAGGCTAAAACAATAGCAAACTTCTTCGGTAAACCCAGCGTGAGAGTTCTTGGGAAAAGCCTGCAGGCCTACGAGGTAACCATAGGAGACTATGTGTTATCAATCGTGGCGAGCGCGGGACATGTTTACGATCTAGTAGTCGACCTCCAGGAAAACTACGGTGTCAGGCGGGTTGGTTCAAGGTTTATCCCAGTATACACTGACATAAAGAAGTGTGTAAACGGCCACCAGTTCGTAGATGAAACCGATAAGTGCCCGAGGTGTGGAACAAGCAGAGTGGTGAGAAAGGCTGATATCGTAAGCGCGTTAAAAGAGCTTGCGAGAGAGGTTGACCTGGTACTAATAGGCACTGATCCGGATTCAGAAGGAGAGAAGATAGGGTGGGATCTGAAGGTACTGCTAGAGCCTTACGCAAGAGAGGTTAGAAGGGTTGAGTTCCATGAGGTTACTCGTAGAGCAATTCTCGAGGCTATAAGAAACCCTAGATCGTTTGATACAAGGCTGGTTGGAGCACAAATCGTGAGGAGAGTGGAGGATAGGTGGATAGGGTTCTCCCTTTCCGAAATAGTGCAGAAGTACGCCTGGACATCATACTGTTTTGAAAACCTCAAGGATAAAGGACACGACTGTTGCAGAGAGAATAGAAACCTCAGTGCTGGAAGAGTGCAGACACCAGTACTCGGTTACATTATTAAAAGGTATAGGGACAAGGAGGATAAGAGCTTATACAAGTACAGATTACTGGCGGAGAAAGACGGTGAAAAAATATCTTTCACCATTGACAGGGCTCAAGCCGTTAACGCCGGGCTAGTAAGCATCTTGGAAAAGAATAATAAGAGAAGAAAGAAGGATAAGAACTATCCCCCTCTAGTGATAAAGGAGAGAGAACTTATAGTAGAAGCTAAAAATCCCCCTCCACCGTTTAGCACTGATGCCCTCCTAGAGGAAGCCTCGAAAAGCCTTGGATTGGCGACGACGAGGACTATGGAGATCGCTCAAGACTTGTTTGAAATGGGTTTGATAACTTACCACAGAACTGATAGCACAAGAATCAGTGAAGCAGGCTTAACAGTCGCGAGACAATATCTGGAGGAGAGGTACGGCGATAAGTACAGAGACGTCTTCCAGCCTAGGACATGGGGGGAGGGAGGCGCTCACGAGGCGATACGTCCTACGAGACCTATAGATGCTGATAGGCTTGCAGAGCTGGTCAGGGAGGGCGTGATAGTGCTCACTGGAAGGTTAACGAGGCAGCATATACTGGTTTACGACCTAATATTCAGGCGTTTCATAGCAAGCCAAATGAAGCCTGCAAAGATCGGGAAACAGGTGCTTACTGTGTCGATTAACGGTGTTGAAGCCGTCGTGGAGAGAGTAGTTGAAGTCGTTGAAAAAGGCTATCTTGAAGTCTACCAGGATGTGAAGCTGGAGACAAGAATTACTGAGGGCGAAGGAAGGATCACTGAGGTTGTGGAAGTCAAACCCCCTATGGCGAGATACCACGACGTTATCAGGTGGATGAAAGAGAATGGTATTGGACGGCCTAGCACCTATGCTAAGATTATTCAGACCCTTTTAGATAGAAGATATGTAGACGTTACAAAGAAGCATAAGGCGCTGAGGCCGACGGAAAGAGGTATTTTTATCTACAGGTTCCTCGACGAGAAGTTTAAAGAAGTGGTAAGCGTTGAAACCACGAGAAGGCTTGAAAAGGATATGAGCGACATCGAGGAAGGGAGGGTGGAGCATATGAAAATCCTTGAGAAACTGTACAACGAACTCCGCGAGAAAATCCTCGATAATCCTATCATCAAGGAGTTGGAGGATGAGTATTCCGAGAGGTGCGGGAGGAAAAGTGATGCGGCTTGA
- a CDS encoding KaiC domain-containing protein: MVERVKTGIPGFDEILNGGIPKRNVVLLSGGPGTGKSIFGTQFLWNGLQLGEGGVYVALEEHPVQVRVNMRQFGWDVRQFEAEGKLAIVDAFTGGVGEAAKKEKYVVKDPDDVNELVDVLRTAIKESNAQRVVVDSVSTLYLTRPAVARSIVLQLKKVLSGMGTTSILVSQVSVTERGFGGPGVEHAADGIVRLDLDEVDGELVRSMIIWKMRGTAHSMKRHIFSITDKGIVVYPEKVLKTKRYFLVSE; the protein is encoded by the coding sequence ATGGTTGAGAGAGTTAAAACAGGTATTCCTGGCTTCGACGAAATCTTGAATGGGGGAATCCCCAAGAGAAACGTAGTATTGTTGAGCGGAGGGCCGGGAACAGGTAAATCCATCTTTGGAACACAGTTCCTGTGGAACGGTCTCCAGCTTGGTGAAGGAGGAGTTTACGTTGCCCTAGAGGAGCATCCTGTCCAAGTAAGAGTGAACATGAGGCAGTTCGGCTGGGATGTGAGGCAGTTTGAAGCCGAGGGAAAGCTCGCCATTGTCGACGCCTTCACGGGTGGCGTGGGTGAAGCTGCTAAGAAGGAAAAGTATGTAGTAAAAGACCCTGACGATGTCAACGAGCTCGTGGACGTTTTGAGGACCGCTATAAAGGAGAGTAATGCTCAGAGAGTTGTAGTGGACAGTGTTTCAACACTTTACTTAACTAGGCCAGCCGTGGCCCGGAGCATTGTCCTCCAGCTGAAGAAGGTCTTGTCAGGCATGGGGACTACTTCAATACTGGTCTCGCAGGTATCTGTTACGGAGAGAGGGTTTGGAGGGCCCGGTGTTGAACACGCTGCAGACGGTATTGTGAGGCTAGATCTCGACGAGGTTGATGGGGAGCTTGTGAGGAGCATGATCATTTGGAAAATGAGGGGGACTGCGCATAGTATGAAGAGACATATTTTCAGCATAACTGATAAGGGGATCGTCGTATACCCTGAAAAAGTCTTGAAGACCAAGAGATACTTCCTTGTTTCAGAATAA
- a CDS encoding CDC48 family AAA ATPase, which translates to MPSQGKSDKEIRLRVGEARQRDVGRKIGRIDTASMRALGITIGDFIEVIGPKGSEVVKAWRAYPEDEDAGLIRIDGYVRKNIGVSPGDYVTVRPIKVEPATRITLAPVGRLPVMGDLSEYLRERIIGIPLRRGEIVEIPVFGMVLRFAVTNTQPAPIVYVTEKTYIEVREEPVRPEAIREGVPRITWEDIGDLEEAKQKIREIVELPLKNPELFEHLGIEPPKGILLYGPPGTGKTLLAKALANEIGAYFITINGPEIMSKFYGESEERLRKIFEEAEANAPSVIFIDEIDSIAPKREEVTGEVEKRVVAQLLTLMDGLKERGRVIVIGATNRPDALDPALRRPGRFDREIEIPPPDKKARREILAVHTRNMPLSEDVDLDKIADVTHGYTGADIAALAKEAAINALRRFMQEEGIEIGQPIPAEKLSKLKVTMNDFLTAMRNVQPSLIREVFVEVPEVRWTDIGGLETVKQELKEAVEWPMKYPSVFEKMGIEPPKGILLFGPPGTGKTLLAKAVATESGANFITVRGPEVLSKWVGESEKAIRQIFRRAKMVAPSVVFFDEIDSIAGARGSDPSGVIDRIVNQLLTEMDGIQPLRKVVVIAATNRPDLLDPALLRPGRFDRLVYVPPPDLRARVEIFKVHTRRTPIAEDVNIEELARRTEGYTGADIAAVCREAAMMAIRESIGEGDKPSVKKVEMRHFAEALKKVPPSLSKEDIEMYERLARELKRVSGSGPVRRVSLPYG; encoded by the coding sequence ATGCCTTCGCAAGGCAAATCGGATAAAGAGATACGCTTACGCGTAGGTGAAGCCAGGCAGAGAGATGTTGGGAGAAAGATAGGCAGGATCGACACCGCCAGCATGAGGGCGCTGGGAATAACGATAGGAGACTTTATAGAGGTGATCGGGCCGAAGGGGAGCGAGGTTGTAAAGGCTTGGAGAGCCTATCCCGAGGACGAAGATGCCGGTTTGATAAGGATTGATGGTTACGTTAGGAAAAACATTGGTGTTTCGCCGGGAGATTATGTGACTGTTAGACCCATAAAGGTGGAGCCAGCTACAAGGATTACACTCGCCCCCGTGGGTAGGCTACCAGTGATGGGCGATCTGTCAGAGTATCTCAGGGAGAGAATCATTGGTATCCCTTTGAGGAGGGGCGAGATAGTTGAAATACCCGTTTTCGGCATGGTTTTGAGGTTTGCAGTGACTAATACTCAGCCTGCGCCCATAGTGTATGTGACAGAGAAGACCTATATTGAAGTAAGGGAGGAGCCTGTTAGGCCAGAGGCTATCAGGGAAGGCGTCCCCAGGATTACCTGGGAGGATATAGGAGATTTAGAGGAGGCTAAGCAGAAGATAAGGGAGATCGTGGAACTACCTTTAAAGAATCCCGAGCTTTTCGAACACCTAGGCATAGAGCCACCTAAGGGAATCCTCCTCTACGGACCGCCGGGGACTGGTAAGACACTGCTAGCTAAGGCCTTAGCCAACGAGATCGGCGCCTACTTTATAACTATCAATGGGCCGGAGATAATGAGCAAATTCTACGGGGAATCCGAGGAGAGGTTGAGGAAGATTTTTGAAGAGGCAGAGGCGAACGCCCCCTCAGTCATTTTCATTGACGAGATAGACAGTATCGCCCCGAAGAGGGAGGAGGTCACGGGCGAGGTCGAGAAAAGAGTCGTGGCGCAACTCTTAACGTTGATGGATGGTTTGAAGGAGAGGGGTAGAGTAATAGTCATAGGTGCCACTAACCGGCCTGACGCCTTAGACCCTGCCTTGAGGAGGCCCGGCAGGTTTGACAGGGAGATAGAGATCCCGCCTCCCGATAAAAAAGCAAGGAGGGAGATCCTAGCGGTTCACACCAGGAATATGCCTCTCAGCGAGGATGTGGATCTGGATAAGATAGCGGATGTAACGCACGGATACACCGGTGCTGATATTGCTGCATTGGCGAAGGAGGCGGCTATTAATGCCCTGAGAAGATTCATGCAGGAGGAAGGGATTGAGATTGGGCAACCCATCCCTGCTGAAAAGCTCTCCAAGTTGAAGGTCACAATGAACGATTTCCTAACGGCGATGAGAAACGTGCAGCCCTCGCTCATCAGGGAGGTGTTCGTGGAGGTTCCAGAGGTAAGGTGGACAGACATAGGAGGATTGGAAACCGTGAAGCAAGAGCTGAAGGAGGCCGTTGAATGGCCCATGAAGTATCCCTCCGTGTTCGAGAAAATGGGTATTGAGCCCCCGAAGGGCATACTACTGTTTGGTCCACCAGGTACTGGTAAAACACTGCTCGCCAAGGCTGTAGCAACCGAGAGCGGGGCTAACTTTATAACTGTCAGAGGCCCCGAGGTACTCAGCAAATGGGTTGGCGAGTCGGAAAAAGCGATTAGACAGATCTTCAGGAGGGCCAAGATGGTGGCACCCTCCGTCGTGTTCTTCGACGAGATTGACTCGATAGCGGGCGCTAGAGGGTCGGACCCCAGCGGGGTTATCGACAGGATTGTAAATCAGCTACTCACTGAGATGGACGGTATTCAGCCGTTGAGAAAGGTTGTGGTTATAGCGGCAACGAACAGGCCGGATTTGCTAGACCCAGCGCTTCTTCGGCCGGGCAGGTTTGACAGGCTAGTGTATGTTCCGCCTCCCGACCTCAGGGCAAGGGTGGAAATTTTCAAAGTCCACACAAGGAGGACGCCTATCGCGGAGGATGTAAATATTGAGGAGCTTGCAAGGAGAACCGAGGGATACACGGGAGCTGATATAGCGGCGGTGTGCAGGGAGGCTGCAATGATGGCTATAAGGGAGTCTATCGGCGAGGGCGACAAACCCTCCGTCAAGAAGGTGGAGATGAGACATTTCGCAGAGGCATTGAAGAAAGTGCCGCCCTCGCTCTCCAAGGAAGATATTGAAATGTATGAGAGACTTGCTAGGGAGTTGAAAAGAGTCAGCGGTAGTGGCCCTGTTAGAAGGGTGTCCCTGCCCTACGGGTAA
- a CDS encoding tRNA(Met) cytidine acetyltransferase TmcA, with translation MPGKIPASFLKILTSHGRIVDQLVKNRVRALYVLTGSDTGKMAAIASRLIQYHSKRWMRLGKKELNGLYIYHDEFPEAEELKKAFEKTIDAFKPVRFQFSVYEKSDKYLGMTFSFLVMDLTKDLKPNDVGRLVGIVEGGGLIIFLAPPWSTWDELKTIFKVGLTTPQYPEPRHVFIAWFKKQLLNHEGICIYDIDNNKLIKKLSFKPGQTGAKESITLPEEKLFPKTIYEHALTQDQVNVLKLMENLFEKPKKNEKTVIVLTADRGRGKSCSIGIGVVGLIHLLRRVKPKPRILVTAPEPSNVQSLMMLAKKTLDSLDYKYEEVKREGNIIELRSEKFSIEYWEPINIPKIRGDIVVVDEAAGIHVPLLYKIWEAHDRIIFSSTIHGYEGAGRGFTVRFLKRIKSHQGTRLIEYEMVEPIRYGLNDPVEKWQFDTLLLDAEPAELSEEDLHAIEKKDLIYVKYEPAELFENEKELRELFGIYVLAHYRNEPDDLGMLADAPHHLIRAVKTKTGKIVCAMQIAEEGPIDEATAQELLKGSKIPGNIIPDRFLKHIRIIDFASTRGWRIVRIATHPSVQGKGIGSWALEKLVEEAAERGLDWVGSGFGVSEELLRFWVRNGFTPLHISPDRNPVSGEYTILVLKPIGDKTSEMVARAREEFKHKLLNSLPVNYREMEPEIAHIFLSSEPFYDIDLTRLLTPIQLDRLWTYCLGPMTFEAAADLMFTIARTHWLLPPEKRPRLTRLMELILITKGLQGLTWDEASSILKSSPKHLQKEAHEIACTYFSHITGISKDDYKPGVRIQQSQTASISSR, from the coding sequence TTGCCTGGGAAAATCCCAGCGTCTTTTTTGAAAATACTAACTAGTCATGGAAGAATTGTCGACCAGCTTGTTAAAAACAGGGTTAGAGCCCTCTATGTTCTAACAGGTAGTGATACAGGTAAGATGGCAGCCATAGCGTCGAGGCTTATCCAATACCATTCGAAACGCTGGATGAGGCTGGGGAAGAAGGAGCTTAACGGTCTCTACATCTACCATGACGAGTTTCCCGAAGCGGAGGAGTTGAAGAAGGCTTTTGAGAAAACAATAGATGCTTTCAAACCCGTGAGGTTCCAGTTCAGCGTTTACGAGAAAAGCGATAAGTATCTAGGGATGACATTCAGCTTCCTCGTAATGGATTTAACAAAGGATTTGAAGCCCAACGATGTAGGTAGGCTCGTCGGGATTGTTGAAGGCGGGGGCCTCATCATATTCTTAGCCCCGCCATGGTCCACTTGGGATGAGTTGAAAACTATTTTCAAAGTAGGGTTGACCACGCCCCAATACCCTGAGCCGAGGCATGTCTTCATAGCCTGGTTTAAAAAACAATTGTTAAATCATGAGGGAATATGCATCTACGATATTGACAATAACAAGCTAATTAAGAAGCTGAGCTTTAAACCGGGTCAGACGGGAGCTAAAGAGAGCATAACTCTCCCAGAGGAGAAATTATTCCCTAAAACAATCTATGAGCATGCTTTAACACAGGACCAGGTCAACGTTTTAAAACTCATGGAGAACCTGTTTGAGAAGCCTAAAAAGAACGAGAAAACAGTGATTGTCCTGACAGCTGACAGGGGAAGAGGGAAGAGCTGTTCCATAGGGATAGGAGTTGTTGGATTAATACACCTGCTCAGGAGGGTTAAGCCTAAGCCGAGGATTCTCGTCACAGCGCCCGAACCGAGCAATGTTCAATCATTAATGATGCTGGCTAAGAAAACCCTCGATTCCCTGGACTACAAGTATGAAGAGGTGAAACGCGAGGGAAACATTATAGAGTTAAGGAGCGAGAAGTTCAGCATAGAGTACTGGGAACCCATAAATATTCCGAAGATAAGGGGAGACATCGTTGTTGTCGACGAGGCGGCCGGCATTCACGTGCCCCTCCTCTATAAAATATGGGAGGCTCACGACAGGATCATATTTTCATCAACAATACACGGGTATGAAGGAGCGGGAAGAGGTTTCACTGTAAGGTTCTTGAAGCGGATAAAAAGCCACCAGGGCACTAGGCTTATAGAATATGAGATGGTTGAGCCAATAAGGTATGGTTTAAACGACCCTGTTGAAAAATGGCAGTTTGACACTCTACTGCTTGACGCCGAGCCGGCCGAGCTCTCGGAGGAGGATCTGCATGCGATCGAGAAGAAGGATTTGATATACGTGAAGTATGAGCCGGCCGAGCTCTTCGAGAATGAGAAAGAGCTAAGGGAGCTTTTCGGAATATACGTGCTCGCTCATTACAGGAATGAACCCGACGATCTCGGAATGTTAGCTGACGCCCCCCACCACTTGATCCGCGCAGTCAAGACTAAAACAGGTAAAATAGTTTGCGCCATGCAGATTGCTGAGGAAGGCCCTATCGACGAGGCCACAGCGCAAGAGTTGTTGAAAGGCTCTAAAATACCCGGCAACATCATCCCAGACCGGTTTCTTAAACATATTCGAATAATTGATTTCGCATCTACAAGAGGGTGGAGGATTGTAAGAATAGCAACTCATCCAAGCGTTCAGGGGAAGGGGATAGGTTCCTGGGCGCTCGAGAAACTCGTGGAGGAGGCTGCGGAGCGTGGGCTCGACTGGGTTGGCTCGGGATTCGGTGTTAGCGAGGAACTTTTACGTTTCTGGGTCAGGAACGGGTTTACACCCCTACATATCAGCCCTGACAGAAATCCTGTAAGCGGCGAGTACACTATTCTGGTGTTAAAGCCTATCGGTGATAAGACTAGTGAAATGGTGGCGAGGGCGAGAGAGGAGTTCAAGCACAAGCTACTTAACAGTCTCCCAGTAAACTACAGGGAGATGGAGCCGGAGATCGCTCACATATTCCTGTCCAGTGAGCCATTCTACGATATCGATTTAACAAGGCTCCTCACTCCAATACAGCTTGATAGGCTTTGGACGTACTGTCTTGGACCGATGACATTTGAGGCTGCCGCCGACTTGATGTTCACCATTGCTAGGACTCACTGGCTTCTCCCACCAGAGAAGAGGCCTAGGTTAACTAGGCTTATGGAATTAATCTTGATCACTAAGGGCCTGCAAGGTTTGACATGGGATGAAGCATCAAGCATTTTGAAATCCAGCCCTAAGCATCTTCAGAAAGAAGCTCACGAGATAGCCTGCACGTACTTCTCCCATATCACAGGCATCTCTAAGGACGACTACAAGCCTGGCGTTAGAATTCAACAATCTCAGACGGCCTCAATCTCCTCGCGGTAA